The genomic interval AATGGGTCGTGAGTTTCGAGCCTATGGAGCCAATCTACTTCTTTTACCAGGGAAGAATCATACAACGTTGAAGGAAGAAAATATACAAAAGATGCGTACGCAGCTGAATGGTCACGAAATTGTGGGAATTGCGCCTTTTTTATATGAGCGGATAAAGATCAATGAACAGCCTGTTTTTGCTGGTGGGACAGAGTTTTCTATGTTGCAAAAGGTAAGTCCGTATTGGCAAATAAATGGCGAGTGGCCATCGGTTGGTAAAAAAGAGATTTTGCTGGGGAGTGAAACTGCGAAACGTATGGGAGTCCAGCCAGGTCAAAGTGTGCTGGTGAATATTGGTTCAGATTCACCTGAAATGAAATTTGTTGTTTCAGGTATTGTGCGGACAGGTGGTAAAGAGGAACAGTTTGCATTTATGGATTTGGCACTGCTGCAAACCTTATTGAATAAACCACAAGAAGTTAGTCTTGCACAGGTCAGTGTTGTTGCCGATAAAGCTGCGCTTGAAGCAGTTCGTGCGGAAATTCAGCAAAATGATGCAGAGATTGAAGCACAGTTAGTGCAACAAATTGCACGTTCAGAAGATATGGTTTTAGGTAAACTGCAAGTGTTAATCCTTTTGGTTACTTTGGTAATTTTATTACTTACGTTGATTTGTGTGGCTACGACAATGATGGCAGTTGTTACGGAACGACGTAAGGAAATTGGTTTAAAAAAAGCATTGGGTGCAGAAAACCAGCATATTATTTTAG from Massilibacillus massiliensis carries:
- a CDS encoding ABC transporter permease → MIKKYKMYFIMVINALLRRRTRMLIALLAVAVGATIISGMITVYNEVPQQMGREFRAYGANLLLLPGKNHTTLKEENIQKMRTQLNGHEIVGIAPFLYERIKINEQPVFAGGTEFSMLQKVSPYWQINGEWPSVGKKEILLGSETAKRMGVQPGQSVLVNIGSDSPEMKFVVSGIVRTGGKEEQFAFMDLALLQTLLNKPQEVSLAQVSVVADKAALEAVRAEIQQNDAEIEAQLVQQIARSEDMVLGKLQVLILLVTLVILLLTLICVATTMMAVVTERRKEIGLKKALGAENQHIILEFLGEGCIIGLLGGVLGSALGFWFAQSVSIHVFGRNLAFAPSIALLSVILSIVVTGLASLLPVRIATNVEPAAVLRGE